From one Rubidibacter lacunae KORDI 51-2 genomic stretch:
- a CDS encoding CPP1-like family protein — MSEQQSPFEQLGVTEDASFEEIQDAKRRLNQEHSGDSKVIETVEAAYDAIIMERLRLRQEGKIKVPERIRFPERTVEPPPTSPLEHSNSSPPWLQGLLDTPSRADLLLSSGIFIGLVLLTLLVPNSEARSLSLLLPLGFGACGFLLTRKERRFGRSLLLSGIALAVGIGLGAVLSPIAGRGMEEAHFISLVSFFFLWLVSSFMR; from the coding sequence ATGAGCGAGCAGCAGAGTCCCTTCGAGCAGCTTGGGGTTACCGAGGACGCATCCTTTGAGGAAATCCAGGATGCAAAGCGCCGTCTCAATCAAGAGCACAGCGGCGATAGCAAAGTTATCGAAACTGTTGAGGCGGCCTATGACGCCATTATTATGGAACGCCTGCGCTTGCGTCAGGAAGGCAAGATCAAAGTACCCGAGCGCATCCGCTTCCCCGAACGTACAGTCGAGCCGCCTCCGACGTCTCCCCTCGAACACAGCAATAGCTCCCCGCCATGGCTGCAAGGTTTGCTAGATACACCGTCACGTGCGGACTTACTGCTGTCCTCAGGCATTTTTATCGGTTTGGTCCTACTTACGTTACTCGTGCCTAACTCAGAGGCGCGATCGCTTTCGCTTCTGTTGCCGCTGGGATTTGGCGCATGTGGTTTCCTGCTAACGCGTAAAGAGCGACGTTTTGGGAGATCGCTACTACTATCGGGTATCGCCCTTGCCGTTGGCATTGGTTTGGGAGCCGTTTTGTCCCCAATTGCAGGTCGGGGTATGGAAGAAGCGCACTTCATCTCGCTAGTATCGTTTTTCTTTCTGTGGTTGGTTAGTAGCTTTATGCGCTAG
- a CDS encoding TatA/E family twin arginine-targeting protein translocase, translating to MNVFGIGLPEMVLILAIALLVFGPKKLPEIGRSLGKAIRGFQDASKEFENEFKRESQELEEAVKMSARLEASEATSVSPEPNTPETSVERSGTENEVS from the coding sequence ATGAATGTATTCGGCATCGGTCTGCCGGAAATGGTTCTGATTCTGGCAATCGCGCTGCTAGTGTTCGGTCCAAAAAAACTACCGGAGATTGGGCGCAGCCTTGGCAAGGCTATCCGCGGCTTCCAGGATGCTTCAAAGGAATTCGAGAACGAGTTCAAGCGCGAGAGCCAAGAACTCGAGGAGGCGGTCAAAATGAGCGCACGTCTGGAAGCAAGTGAAGCGACATCAGTTTCACCCGAACCCAATACGCCTGAGACGTCGGTCGAGCGTTCCGGTACCGAAAATGAGGTGAGCTAA